One window of the Enterobacter huaxiensis genome contains the following:
- a CDS encoding Lrp/AsnC family transcriptional regulator, with product MECLLDDIDRQILACLVEDARVSLKVLSGRVGLTSPSTAERLKRLEERGVIQGYGARVNLAALGYTLQALVRVRPLPGLLHKVDKYIQAMPECIESDKVTGEDCFVIRLVVRSIEQLDVLLDGLAEHAQCNTSIVKSSPVRRRLPPM from the coding sequence ATGGAATGCCTGCTTGATGATATCGATCGGCAAATATTGGCTTGTCTGGTAGAGGATGCGCGAGTGTCGCTGAAGGTGCTGAGTGGTCGTGTGGGGCTGACCTCGCCCAGTACGGCAGAGCGTCTTAAGCGGCTGGAAGAGCGAGGAGTGATTCAGGGATATGGTGCGCGGGTGAATCTGGCGGCGTTGGGATATACGCTGCAGGCGCTGGTGCGCGTGCGGCCTTTGCCTGGGTTACTACATAAGGTGGATAAATATATTCAGGCGATGCCAGAGTGCATTGAGAGTGACAAGGTGACCGGAGAAGATTGCTTTGTGATTCGGCTGGTGGTGCGCTCGATAGAGCAACTGGATGTATTGCTGGACGGCCTGGCAGAGCATGCACAGTGTAATACATCGATCGTGAAGAGTTCGCCGGTGAGGCGTCGTTTGCCGCCGATGTAG
- the purU gene encoding formyltetrahydrofolate deformylase, which yields MQSLQRKVLRTICPDQKGLIARITNICYKHELNIVQNNEFVDHRTGRFFMRTELEGIFNDTTLLADLDSALPEGSVRELTPAGRRRIVILVTKEAHCLGDLLMKANYGGLDVDIAAVIGNHETLRTLVERFDIPFELVSHEGHTREEHDDLMAQAIEAHNPDYVVLAKYMRVLTPSFVSRFPNKIINIHHSFLPAFIGARPYHQAYERGVKIIGATAHYVNDNLDEGPIIMQDVIHVDHTYTAEDMMRAGRDVEKNVLSRALYQVLAQRVFVYGNRTIIL from the coding sequence ATGCAATCACTACAACGTAAAGTGCTGCGCACCATCTGTCCCGATCAAAAAGGGCTGATCGCACGAATTACCAACATTTGTTACAAGCATGAACTGAATATCGTGCAGAACAACGAGTTCGTTGACCACCGTACCGGTCGTTTCTTCATGCGCACCGAGCTGGAAGGCATTTTCAACGACACGACCCTGCTTGCGGACCTGGATAGCGCCCTGCCGGAGGGTTCCGTCCGTGAGCTGACGCCTGCGGGCCGTCGCCGCATCGTGATTCTGGTGACCAAAGAGGCGCATTGCCTGGGTGACCTGCTGATGAAAGCGAACTATGGTGGCCTGGATGTCGACATCGCCGCCGTCATCGGCAACCACGAGACGCTGAGAACGCTGGTTGAGCGTTTTGATATACCCTTCGAGCTGGTGAGCCACGAAGGCCACACGCGTGAAGAACACGACGACCTGATGGCCCAGGCCATTGAAGCGCATAATCCAGACTACGTGGTGCTGGCGAAATATATGCGCGTACTGACCCCTTCTTTCGTGTCGCGCTTCCCGAACAAGATCATCAATATCCACCACTCGTTCCTGCCGGCATTCATTGGCGCGCGTCCTTACCACCAGGCCTACGAGCGCGGCGTAAAAATCATCGGCGCAACGGCGCACTACGTGAATGATAATCTGGACGAAGGTCCCATCATCATGCAGGACGTGATCCACGTGGATCATACCTACACGGCAGAAGACATGATGCGCGCCGGACGTGACGTTGAGAAAAATGTGTTAAGCCGTGCGCTGTATCAGGTGCTGGCCCAGCGCGTCTTCGTTTACGGTAACAGAACGATCATTCTTTAA
- a CDS encoding YchJ family protein, with the protein MSQLCPCGSALEYSLCCQRYLTGEQVAPDPSHLMRSRYTAFVIKDADYLIKTWHPSCHAVDFRHDIEAGFANTVWLGLTVFEAAPGRDDNEGYVSFAARFTEHNKPGAIIERSRFLKEGGRWYYIDGTRPQFGRNDPCPCGSGKKFKKCCGQ; encoded by the coding sequence GTGTCTCAACTCTGCCCCTGTGGTAGCGCTCTGGAGTATAGCCTATGTTGCCAGCGATATCTTACTGGCGAGCAGGTTGCACCAGACCCGTCACACCTAATGCGTTCGCGGTATACTGCTTTTGTGATCAAAGACGCAGACTATTTAATCAAGACCTGGCATCCGTCCTGCCATGCTGTCGATTTCCGGCATGACATTGAAGCCGGGTTCGCCAACACCGTCTGGCTTGGACTGACCGTCTTTGAGGCTGCACCTGGACGCGATGACAACGAAGGTTACGTGAGTTTCGCCGCCCGGTTTACCGAACACAACAAGCCTGGCGCTATTATCGAACGTTCCCGGTTCTTAAAGGAAGGCGGGCGATGGTATTATATTGACGGAACGCGCCCTCAGTTCGGTCGTAACGATCCCTGCCCTTGTGGTTCAGGTAAAAAATTTAAAAAGTGTTGCGGGCAGTAG
- the rssA gene encoding patatin-like phospholipase RssA — translation MRKVKIGLALGSGAARGWSHIGVINALNKMGIDVDIVAGCSIGSLVGSAYACGKLPELEGWVRAFSYWDVLRLMDLSWQRGGLLRGERVFNQFRQIMPLDDFSHCQLPFGAVATNLSTGRELWLTEGDLHLAVRASCSMPGLMAPVPHNGYWLVDGGVVNPVPISLTRAMGADIVIAVDLQHDAHLMQQDLMPVNLQNEDAEGEKLAWHERLRGRIGRMAARRAVAAPTAMEIMTTSIQVLENRLKRNRMAGDPPDILIQPYCPQISTLDFHRAEAAIAAGALAVEKKIDELLPFVRTAL, via the coding sequence ATGAGAAAAGTAAAAATTGGACTGGCGTTGGGCTCAGGTGCAGCCCGGGGCTGGTCACATATTGGCGTTATCAATGCCTTGAACAAGATGGGTATTGACGTTGATATCGTAGCAGGGTGTTCAATTGGTTCGCTGGTCGGGTCCGCCTATGCCTGCGGTAAGCTTCCGGAGCTCGAAGGCTGGGTTCGCGCCTTTAGCTACTGGGACGTGCTGCGCCTGATGGACCTGTCCTGGCAGCGTGGCGGCTTGCTGCGCGGTGAACGCGTCTTTAACCAGTTCCGTCAGATCATGCCCCTTGATGACTTTAGTCATTGTCAGCTGCCGTTTGGTGCCGTCGCCACGAACCTCAGCACGGGACGAGAGCTTTGGCTTACCGAAGGCGATCTTCATCTTGCCGTGCGTGCATCCTGCAGTATGCCTGGGCTAATGGCGCCCGTGCCGCATAATGGCTACTGGCTGGTCGATGGCGGTGTGGTCAACCCTGTGCCCATCTCCCTGACGCGGGCAATGGGCGCAGATATTGTCATCGCCGTGGATTTGCAGCACGATGCCCACCTTATGCAGCAAGATCTGATGCCTGTGAATCTTCAAAACGAAGATGCTGAAGGTGAAAAGCTCGCCTGGCATGAGCGTTTACGAGGTCGAATTGGGCGCATGGCGGCTCGTCGTGCGGTAGCGGCTCCAACCGCTATGGAAATCATGACGACGTCGATTCAGGTGCTTGAGAACCGCCTTAAGCGAAATCGCATGGCCGGTGATCCTCCCGATATTCTGATTCAACCCTATTGTCCTCAAATCTCAACCCTTGATTTCCATCGGGCTGAGGCCGCCATTGCCGCAGGTGCCTTAGCCGTCGAAAAAAAAATAGATGAACTGTTACCGTTTGTGCGAACAGCACTTTAA
- the rssB gene encoding two-component system response regulator RssB, with amino-acid sequence MTQPLAGKHILIVEDEPVFRSLLDSWLSSLGALTSLAEDGIDALEKMVTVIPDLMICDLEMPRMNGLKLVEHLRNEGNQTPILVISATENMADIAKALRLGVQDILLKPVKDLNRLRETVLACLYPNMFNSRVEEEERLFQDWDALVSNPLAAAKLLQELQPPVQQNISHCRVNYRQLVAADQPGLVLDIAPLSDSDLAFYCLDVTRAGDNGVLAALLLRALFNGLLQEQLSHQGQRLPELGSLLKQVNQLFRQANLPGQFPLLVGYYHSGLKNLILVSAGLNASLNTGEHQIQVSNGVPLGTMGTAYLNQISHRCSSWQCQIWGAGGRLRLMLSTE; translated from the coding sequence ATGACGCAGCCATTGGCCGGAAAACACATTTTGATTGTTGAAGACGAGCCCGTTTTCCGCTCACTGCTGGATTCGTGGTTATCTTCGCTAGGGGCACTGACGTCCCTTGCTGAAGATGGTATCGACGCGCTGGAGAAAATGGTCACGGTCATTCCCGATCTGATGATCTGCGACCTTGAGATGCCGCGCATGAATGGGCTTAAGCTGGTTGAACACCTGCGTAATGAAGGTAACCAGACGCCGATTCTGGTGATCTCGGCGACGGAAAATATGGCCGATATTGCCAAGGCATTGCGTTTGGGGGTGCAGGATATTCTGCTCAAGCCCGTTAAGGATTTAAACCGCCTGCGTGAGACCGTTCTGGCCTGTCTGTATCCCAACATGTTTAATTCCCGGGTTGAGGAAGAAGAACGCCTGTTTCAGGACTGGGACGCCCTCGTCAGTAATCCGCTAGCCGCCGCAAAATTGTTGCAGGAACTCCAGCCTCCTGTGCAGCAAAATATTTCCCATTGTCGGGTAAATTATCGACAGCTGGTGGCCGCCGATCAGCCAGGCCTGGTGCTGGATATTGCGCCCCTATCCGATTCCGACCTGGCGTTTTATTGCCTGGACGTCACCCGGGCAGGGGACAACGGTGTATTAGCGGCGTTGCTACTTCGTGCGCTATTTAATGGTTTATTGCAGGAACAGTTGTCGCATCAGGGACAACGGCTGCCTGAGTTAGGCAGTTTGCTAAAACAAGTTAACCAACTTTTCCGCCAGGCCAATTTACCCGGGCAGTTTCCTCTTCTGGTTGGTTATTATCACAGCGGATTGAAAAACCTCATTCTTGTCTCTGCGGGTTTAAACGCCTCTCTGAATACGGGGGAGCACCAGATTCAGGTGAGCAATGGTGTTCCGCTGGGAACAATGGGAACGGCTTATCTCAATCAAATTAGCCATCGCTGTTCCTCCTGGCAGTGCCAAATTTGGGGGGCAGGCGGGCGGTTACGCTTAATGTTGTCCACGGAATAA
- the galU gene encoding UTP--glucose-1-phosphate uridylyltransferase GalU, protein MAALNSKVRKAVIPVAGLGTRMLPATKAIPKEMLPLVDKPLIQYVVNECIAAGITEIVLVTHSSKNSIENHFDTSFELEAMLEKRVKRQLLAEVQSICPPHVTIMQVRQGLAKGLGHAVLCAHPVVGNEPVAVILPDVILDEFESDLSQDNLAEMIKRFDETGSSQIMVEPVEDVTAYGVVDCKGVALQPGESVPMVGVVEKPKADVAPSNLAVVGRYVLSAEIWPLLAKTPPGAGDEIQLTDGIDMLIEKETVEAYHMKGKSHDCGNKLGYMQAFVEYGIRHNTLGEEFKAWLKDSVGIKK, encoded by the coding sequence ATGGCTGCCCTAAATTCGAAAGTCAGAAAGGCCGTCATCCCGGTAGCGGGATTGGGGACCAGGATGTTACCAGCAACAAAGGCAATCCCTAAAGAGATGCTGCCTTTGGTTGATAAGCCATTAATCCAGTATGTCGTTAATGAATGTATCGCAGCAGGCATTACTGAAATTGTGCTGGTGACGCACTCATCTAAAAACTCTATCGAAAACCACTTCGATACAAGTTTTGAACTTGAAGCAATGCTGGAAAAACGCGTTAAGCGTCAGCTGTTAGCGGAAGTTCAGTCTATTTGTCCTCCACACGTTACGATTATGCAGGTTCGTCAGGGCCTGGCTAAAGGCCTGGGCCATGCGGTGCTGTGTGCGCATCCTGTTGTCGGTAATGAGCCTGTGGCGGTTATTTTGCCAGACGTTATTCTGGATGAATTCGAATCCGATCTTTCTCAGGACAACCTGGCAGAGATGATTAAACGCTTCGACGAAACCGGCAGCAGCCAGATTATGGTTGAGCCTGTAGAAGACGTTACCGCTTATGGCGTCGTGGATTGCAAGGGTGTTGCCCTACAGCCGGGTGAGAGTGTTCCTATGGTCGGTGTTGTTGAAAAACCGAAAGCTGACGTTGCGCCATCCAACCTTGCGGTTGTTGGCCGCTACGTACTGAGCGCCGAAATTTGGCCACTGTTGGCGAAAACGCCTCCGGGAGCCGGGGATGAAATCCAGTTAACCGACGGCATCGATATGCTGATCGAAAAAGAGACCGTAGAAGCCTACCATATGAAAGGTAAGAGCCACGACTGCGGTAATAAACTCGGTTATATGCAGGCGTTTGTTGAATATGGTATTCGCCATAATACCCTGGGCGAAGAATTTAAAGCCTGGCTTAAAGATAGCGTGGGTATTAAGAAATAG
- the hns gene encoding histone-like nucleoid-structuring protein H-NS produces MSEALKILNNIRTLRAQARECTLETLEEMLEKLEVVVNERREEESAAAAEIEERTRKLQQYREMLIADGIDPNELLNSMAAAKTGTKAKRAARPAKYSYIDENGEEKTWTGQGRTPAVIKKAMDEEGKQLDDFLIKD; encoded by the coding sequence ATGAGCGAAGCACTTAAAATTCTGAACAACATCCGTACTCTTCGTGCGCAGGCAAGAGAATGTACCCTTGAAACGCTTGAAGAAATGCTGGAAAAATTAGAAGTTGTAGTTAATGAGCGTCGTGAAGAAGAAAGCGCTGCTGCTGCTGAAATCGAAGAACGCACTCGTAAACTGCAGCAATACCGTGAAATGCTGATTGCAGATGGTATCGATCCAAACGAATTGCTGAACAGCATGGCTGCTGCTAAAACCGGCACCAAAGCAAAACGCGCTGCGCGTCCGGCTAAATATAGCTATATCGATGAGAATGGCGAAGAGAAAACCTGGACCGGCCAGGGCCGTACTCCTGCTGTTATCAAAAAAGCGATGGATGAAGAAGGTAAACAGCTGGATGACTTCCTGATTAAGGATTAA
- the tdk gene encoding thymidine kinase → MAQLYFYYSAMNAGKSTALLQSSYNYQERGMRSLVYTAEIDDRFGAGKVSSRIGLSSPARLYNPTTDLLEDIRAEHALKPIHCVLVDESQFLTREQVHALSEVVDELDIPVLCYGLRTDFRGELFPGSQYLLAWSDKLVELKTICFCGRKASMVLRLDQSGKPYADGEQVVIGGNERYVSVCRKHYKEALAVGSLTAIQTDNRK, encoded by the coding sequence ATGGCACAACTTTATTTCTACTATTCGGCAATGAATGCAGGGAAATCGACGGCGTTACTGCAATCCTCATACAATTATCAGGAACGAGGCATGCGCAGCCTTGTATACACTGCAGAAATCGACGATCGGTTTGGTGCAGGGAAGGTAAGTTCGAGAATAGGGCTCTCGTCGCCAGCGCGGCTGTATAACCCGACAACTGACCTGCTGGAAGATATCCGTGCCGAGCATGCGTTGAAGCCCATCCACTGTGTGTTAGTAGACGAAAGCCAGTTTCTGACGCGTGAACAGGTTCATGCGCTTTCTGAGGTCGTTGACGAGCTTGATATACCCGTTCTTTGCTATGGTCTGCGTACAGACTTCCGTGGCGAGCTATTTCCAGGCAGCCAGTACTTACTCGCGTGGTCAGATAAGCTTGTTGAACTTAAAACCATCTGTTTTTGCGGCCGTAAAGCCAGTATGGTGCTTCGTCTCGATCAGTCGGGTAAACCCTACGCCGATGGCGAGCAGGTGGTGATAGGGGGCAATGAACGCTATGTCTCTGTCTGCCGCAAGCATTATAAAGAGGCACTTGCTGTCGGCTCGCTGACGGCTATTCAGACTGATAACCGGAAGTAA
- the adhE gene encoding bifunctional acetaldehyde-CoA/alcohol dehydrogenase, which produces MAVTNIAELNALVERVKKAQREYANFTQEQVDKIFRAAALAAADARIPLAKMAVAESGMGIVEDKVIKNHFASEYIYNAYKDEKTCGVLSEDDTFGTITIAEPIGIICGIVPTTNPTSTAIFKSLISLKTRNAIIFSPHPRAKDATNKAADIVLQAAIAAGAPKDLIGWIDQPSVELSNALMHHPDINLILATGGPGMVKAAYSSGKPAIGVGAGNTPVVIDETADIKRAVASVLMSKTFDNGVICASEQSVVVVDSVYDAVRERFASHGGYLLQGKELKAVQDIILKNGALNAAIVGQPAYKIAELAGFTVPATTKILIGEVNIVDESEPFAHEKLSPTLAMYRAKDFDDAVQKAEKLVAMGGIGHTSCLYTDQDNQPERVAHFGQMMKTARILINTPASQGGIGDLYNFKLAPSLTLGCGSWGGNSISENVGPKHLINKKTVAKRAENMLWHKLPKSIYFRRGSLPIALDEVITDGHKRALIVTDRFLFNNGYADQITSVLKASGVETEVFFEVEADPTLSVVRKGAELANSFKPDVIIALGGGSPMDAAKIMWVMYEHPETHFEELALRFMDIRKRIYKFPKMGVKAKMIAVTTTSGTGSEVTPFAVVTDDATGQKYPLADYALTPDMAIVDANLVMDMPKSLCAFGGLDAVTHALEAYVSVLASEFSDGQALQALKLLKENLPASYNEGSKNPVARERVHSAATIAGIAFANAFLGVCHSMAHKLGSQFHIPHGLANALLISNVIRYNANDNPTKQTAFSQYDRPQARRRYAEIADHLGLSAPGDRTAAKIEKLLAWLDSIKAELGIPKSIREAGVQEADFLAHVDKLSEDAFDDQCTGANPRYPLISELKQILLDTYYGREFSEGGVAAAKIEVPVVKADKKAKKSA; this is translated from the coding sequence ATGGCTGTTACTAATATCGCTGAACTGAACGCACTCGTCGAGCGCGTGAAAAAGGCCCAGCGTGAATATGCCAATTTCACTCAAGAACAGGTTGATAAAATCTTCCGCGCCGCCGCTCTGGCTGCTGCAGATGCTCGAATCCCTCTCGCTAAAATGGCCGTTGCTGAATCCGGCATGGGTATCGTTGAAGATAAAGTGATCAAAAACCACTTCGCTTCTGAGTATATCTACAACGCCTATAAAGATGAGAAAACCTGTGGCGTGCTGTCTGAAGACGACACTTTCGGTACCATCACTATTGCTGAACCTATCGGCATCATCTGCGGTATCGTGCCAACCACCAACCCAACGTCTACTGCCATCTTCAAATCGCTCATCAGCCTGAAGACCCGTAACGCCATCATCTTCTCCCCGCACCCACGTGCGAAAGACGCTACCAACAAAGCAGCAGATATCGTTCTGCAGGCTGCAATCGCCGCTGGTGCGCCAAAAGATTTGATCGGCTGGATCGACCAACCTTCCGTTGAACTGTCCAACGCGCTTATGCACCACCCGGACATTAACCTGATCCTCGCGACCGGTGGTCCTGGTATGGTTAAAGCTGCATACAGCTCCGGTAAACCAGCCATCGGTGTAGGCGCAGGTAACACCCCTGTTGTTATCGATGAAACTGCAGATATCAAACGCGCAGTTGCCTCTGTACTGATGTCTAAAACCTTCGACAACGGCGTTATCTGTGCGTCCGAGCAGTCTGTTGTGGTTGTTGACTCCGTATACGATGCCGTTCGTGAACGTTTCGCCAGCCACGGCGGCTACCTGCTGCAGGGTAAAGAGCTGAAAGCCGTTCAGGACATCATCCTGAAAAATGGCGCGCTGAACGCTGCTATCGTAGGTCAGCCAGCATACAAAATTGCTGAACTCGCTGGTTTCACCGTACCTGCAACGACCAAAATCCTGATCGGTGAAGTCAACATTGTTGACGAAAGCGAACCGTTTGCTCACGAAAAACTGTCTCCAACGCTGGCAATGTACCGTGCGAAAGATTTCGACGACGCGGTACAAAAAGCGGAGAAACTGGTAGCCATGGGCGGTATCGGTCACACCTCTTGCCTGTATACCGACCAGGATAACCAGCCAGAACGCGTCGCGCACTTCGGTCAGATGATGAAAACGGCCCGTATCCTGATCAACACCCCGGCATCTCAGGGTGGTATCGGTGACCTGTACAACTTTAAACTCGCACCTTCCCTGACTCTGGGTTGTGGTTCCTGGGGTGGTAACTCCATCTCTGAAAACGTTGGTCCTAAGCATCTGATCAACAAGAAAACCGTTGCTAAGCGAGCTGAAAACATGTTGTGGCATAAACTTCCTAAGTCTATCTACTTCCGCCGTGGCTCTCTGCCAATCGCGCTGGATGAAGTGATTACTGATGGCCACAAACGTGCGCTCATCGTGACTGACCGTTTCCTGTTCAACAACGGTTACGCAGACCAGATCACCTCTGTGCTGAAAGCCTCTGGCGTTGAAACTGAAGTCTTCTTTGAAGTTGAAGCAGACCCAACCCTGAGCGTTGTTCGTAAAGGTGCTGAACTGGCAAACTCCTTCAAACCAGATGTGATTATCGCACTGGGTGGCGGTTCCCCAATGGACGCCGCGAAAATCATGTGGGTCATGTATGAGCATCCGGAAACCCACTTCGAAGAGCTGGCGCTGCGCTTTATGGATATCCGTAAACGTATCTACAAGTTCCCGAAAATGGGCGTGAAAGCGAAAATGATCGCCGTCACCACCACTTCCGGTACCGGTTCAGAAGTGACGCCGTTTGCGGTTGTAACTGATGATGCAACAGGTCAGAAATACCCGCTGGCTGACTACGCGCTGACGCCGGATATGGCTATCGTTGATGCCAACCTGGTGATGGACATGCCGAAATCACTGTGTGCATTCGGTGGTCTGGATGCGGTGACTCACGCCCTGGAAGCTTATGTTTCCGTACTGGCTTCTGAGTTCTCTGACGGTCAGGCGCTGCAGGCTCTTAAACTGCTGAAAGAAAACCTGCCAGCGTCTTACAACGAAGGGTCTAAAAACCCGGTTGCGCGTGAGCGTGTACACAGTGCTGCAACCATCGCCGGTATCGCGTTTGCGAACGCCTTCCTGGGTGTTTGTCACTCAATGGCGCACAAGCTGGGTTCTCAGTTCCACATTCCTCACGGTCTGGCGAACGCCCTGTTGATCAGCAACGTTATCCGTTATAACGCCAACGACAACCCAACCAAGCAGACTGCATTCAGCCAGTATGACCGCCCACAAGCGCGTCGTCGTTATGCAGAAATCGCTGACCACCTGGGTCTGAGCGCACCGGGCGACCGTACTGCTGCGAAGATTGAGAAGCTGCTGGCATGGCTGGACAGCATCAAAGCTGAACTGGGTATTCCTAAATCTATCCGTGAAGCAGGCGTTCAGGAAGCTGACTTCCTCGCTCACGTGGATAAGCTGTCTGAAGATGCCTTCGATGACCAGTGTACCGGTGCGAACCCGCGCTACCCGCTGATCTCCGAGCTGAAACAGATCCTGCTGGATACCTACTACGGTCGCGAGTTTAGCGAAGGCGGCGTTGCTGCAGCAAAGATTGAAGTACCCGTCGTGAAAGCTGACAAGAAAGCGAAGAAAAGCGCTTAA